In Salinibacterium sp. NK8237, the following proteins share a genomic window:
- a CDS encoding proline racemase family protein, whose translation MRLQLYLRAPEGWPIVVEQYSTVDYHTGGEPFRIVSSLPVSIEGVGVPAKRVYAMQSPGIERIRQILCFEPRGHADMYGGFIVEPNDAGAHFGVLFWHKDGFSTACGHGTIALGVWAIESGLVAIDPSEITDVVIDVPSGRVTARVHTDGEIVVAVDFINVASYLLAEGVPVSTSLGEVVVDVTFGGAIYAQLDAASVGLTVTPEDAAAVIAIGREIKWALNESECAVHPSDERLSGIYGTIVYETLPPHPGGAVHQRNATIFADGELDRSPCGSGTCARLATLTANGTLVNGATLVHDSIVGSQFTARVLERVEADGHDAVMPQVTGMAFKTGEHVFTVDARDTLTPGFVLR comes from the coding sequence GTGCGATTGCAATTGTACTTACGTGCACCGGAAGGCTGGCCGATCGTGGTGGAGCAGTACTCGACAGTGGACTACCACACGGGCGGTGAGCCGTTCCGGATCGTGTCATCGCTGCCGGTGAGCATCGAGGGCGTTGGGGTTCCCGCGAAGCGCGTGTACGCGATGCAGTCACCGGGGATTGAGCGCATCCGGCAGATTCTCTGCTTTGAGCCCCGCGGGCATGCTGACATGTATGGCGGTTTCATCGTCGAGCCGAACGATGCCGGCGCGCACTTCGGGGTGTTGTTCTGGCACAAAGACGGGTTCTCTACCGCGTGCGGGCACGGCACGATTGCGCTCGGCGTCTGGGCAATCGAGAGCGGACTCGTCGCCATAGACCCGAGTGAGATTACCGACGTAGTCATCGATGTTCCCTCCGGCCGTGTCACCGCGCGCGTGCACACCGACGGCGAAATCGTTGTCGCCGTCGACTTCATTAACGTCGCGAGCTACCTGCTCGCCGAAGGCGTTCCCGTCTCGACGTCGCTGGGCGAGGTCGTTGTCGATGTGACTTTTGGCGGCGCCATCTACGCTCAACTGGATGCAGCATCCGTCGGGCTCACTGTTACGCCCGAGGATGCGGCAGCCGTGATCGCAATCGGGCGGGAGATCAAGTGGGCTCTCAACGAGTCGGAGTGTGCCGTGCATCCGTCGGACGAGCGCCTGAGCGGCATCTACGGGACCATTGTCTATGAAACGTTGCCACCGCATCCGGGTGGCGCAGTTCATCAGCGCAACGCCACGATCTTCGCGGACGGCGAGCTCGACAGGTCGCCGTGCGGTTCGGGCACCTGCGCGCGCCTTGCAACCCTCACGGCAAATGGCACCCTCGTGAATGGCGCAACGCTAGTGCACGACTCGATCGTGGGATCGCAATTTACGGCGCGAGTGCTCGAGCGCGTTGAGGCGGATGGCCACGATGCGGTGATGCCGCAAGTGACAGGGATGGCGTTCAAGACGGGCGAGCATGTGTTTACCGTCGATGCTCGCGATACGCTCACCCCCGGGTTCGTGCTGCGATGA
- a CDS encoding ornithine cyclodeaminase family protein — MSAAPRYLDTAALYAAISPAEAVAAIQDALLAGFDTQADHVRSTEKLTQGDFLLMPSEVGPYAGIKIITISPENPGRGLPRIQGLYVLFDSETLTPQLLMEGAALSNIRTPAVSLAATEGALLRSTEPLNVVVFGAGPQGIDHLATLKAVVGSRRHISSVTFVVRTPRPIGVAEAAVVAAGSADAEAAVAEAGLIICATTARTPLFDSAAVRDDAVVIAVGSHEPDARELDSALMARAQVIVEDVPTALRESGDVILAIEEGVLSAKRLLAISDVICGRIELEADRPVVFKSSGMSWEDLAVASAISRTMTRADERGSDSADAVTDHGGVAAGDDNRGGDAVTDTDD, encoded by the coding sequence ATGAGCGCCGCGCCACGCTACCTCGACACCGCGGCTCTGTATGCCGCGATTAGCCCGGCCGAAGCAGTCGCCGCGATTCAGGATGCGCTGCTCGCCGGCTTCGACACCCAAGCCGATCACGTGCGGTCGACAGAGAAGCTCACGCAGGGAGACTTCCTGCTGATGCCCTCGGAGGTTGGCCCCTACGCCGGCATCAAGATCATCACGATCAGTCCGGAGAATCCGGGGCGAGGGCTTCCCCGCATCCAGGGGCTCTACGTATTGTTCGATAGCGAAACTTTGACGCCGCAACTGTTGATGGAAGGCGCAGCGCTCTCGAACATCCGCACGCCAGCAGTCTCGTTGGCGGCCACCGAAGGCGCGCTGCTTCGAAGCACGGAACCACTCAACGTTGTGGTTTTTGGGGCGGGCCCGCAGGGAATCGATCATCTTGCAACGCTGAAAGCCGTGGTGGGTTCGCGGCGACACATCTCATCCGTCACCTTCGTCGTGCGCACTCCGCGGCCCATTGGCGTCGCTGAAGCCGCGGTCGTGGCGGCGGGGAGCGCCGATGCCGAAGCCGCCGTTGCCGAGGCGGGGCTCATAATTTGCGCGACGACAGCCCGCACTCCGCTCTTTGACTCCGCGGCCGTTCGAGATGACGCCGTCGTGATCGCCGTTGGCTCGCATGAACCGGATGCTCGGGAACTCGACTCGGCCCTCATGGCGCGAGCGCAAGTGATTGTCGAAGACGTGCCGACTGCGTTGCGGGAAAGTGGCGACGTGATCCTCGCGATTGAGGAGGGGGTGCTTTCGGCCAAACGTCTACTTGCGATCTCTGACGTGATTTGCGGCCGGATCGAACTGGAGGCCGACCGTCCGGTGGTGTTCAAGAGCTCGGGGATGAGTTGGGAAGACCTTGCCGTTGCGTCAGCGATCAGTCGTACGATGACGCGGGCCGATGAGCGCGGTAGCGATAGCGCGGACGCTGTAACCGATCATGGTGGTGTCGCTGCTGGCGACGACAATCGCGGCGGCGATGCTGTTACGGATACTGATGACTGA
- a CDS encoding GntR family transcriptional regulator: MTEQTSAPRPPRASIRQYVADTLRAALIAGELAPGQVYSAPALAKQLDVSATPVREAMLDLARDGMVDVVPNTGFRITQVTPRDLDQITEVRLLLEVPIMGEVAAASGAERDTQVNALRPIVDEMVDAARRKDLTSYLSADATFHTRFLALHGNDILVATVRELRDRTRLHGLKGVADAGHLVENTNEHYAMIDAALEHDRAAMEQIMRDHIGHVRTNWAAEEN; encoded by the coding sequence ATGACTGAGCAGACGTCAGCGCCGCGACCGCCGAGGGCGAGCATCCGCCAGTATGTGGCTGACACGCTGCGGGCGGCATTGATCGCGGGGGAGCTGGCGCCAGGTCAGGTCTACTCAGCTCCGGCACTCGCCAAGCAGCTCGACGTTTCGGCAACCCCGGTGCGCGAGGCGATGCTCGACCTTGCCCGCGACGGCATGGTCGATGTTGTGCCGAACACCGGCTTTCGCATCACTCAGGTCACCCCGCGAGACCTCGACCAGATCACCGAAGTGCGGTTGCTGCTCGAAGTGCCGATCATGGGAGAAGTTGCCGCGGCGTCCGGTGCAGAACGGGATACGCAGGTGAACGCGCTGCGACCCATCGTCGACGAGATGGTGGATGCCGCCCGCCGAAAAGACCTCACGAGCTATCTGAGCGCCGACGCCACTTTTCACACACGCTTTCTTGCCCTGCACGGCAACGACATCCTCGTGGCAACAGTGCGGGAGCTGCGCGATCGCACCCGCCTCCACGGGCTCAAAGGGGTTGCGGATGCCGGCCACCTTGTCGAGAACACAAACGAGCACTACGCCATGATCGACGCGGCGCTTGAACACGATCGCGCTGCGATGGAACAGATCATGCGGGATCACATAGGACACGTTCGCACGAACTGGGCGGCCGAAGAGAACTAG
- a CDS encoding glycosyl hydrolase: MRTSLLKTAATLVAATALLAGALSGSAPAEAFPASNKQAVLDLLSEVEGQSIVSGQHNKEPATGASAYTKQVHDITGVYPGLWGGDLQFRSEDIANRQVIVNQAKTEWANGSLVTLSWHVCPPTGPSSCQFEGGVKSNISDYQFSQIITEGTALNAAWKQRLDEAVPYLQQLKDAGVPILFRPLHEMNESWNWWGARPGSDGTARLYQITRDYLEDTKGLDNLLWVWNVQDNPAGGWANYYPGDDYVDVVTLDAWYKGLPSTSDYQQIKSIAGSKPIALGELGKMPTESMLNSQPDWTYFMLWSEQLLGSNTDAEIRATYSNLRVLTQGEFSLGTGTGTGTDPDPGTGGTPLPAESRGAIVGLAGKCVDVAASGTANGTAVQLYTCATGVAQTWIVGTDGTISNPNSGKCLDVSASGTANGTVVQLWDCNGTGAQQWSYNSSTRELRNPNSDKCLDVTGNNSANSTRLQIWQCAATANQQWTLPS, from the coding sequence ATGCGCACGTCCCTACTAAAAACCGCGGCCACACTAGTGGCCGCAACAGCACTTCTGGCGGGTGCACTCTCGGGGAGTGCACCCGCCGAAGCATTTCCGGCAAGCAATAAGCAGGCTGTGCTCGATCTGCTGTCGGAGGTGGAAGGCCAGTCGATAGTTTCTGGCCAACACAATAAGGAACCGGCGACAGGGGCATCCGCCTATACGAAGCAGGTTCACGACATCACTGGCGTGTATCCGGGGTTGTGGGGTGGCGATCTTCAATTCCGCAGTGAAGATATCGCTAACCGTCAAGTCATCGTCAATCAGGCAAAAACTGAGTGGGCGAATGGCTCTCTTGTCACGCTGTCGTGGCATGTCTGCCCGCCAACTGGACCCAGCTCGTGCCAGTTTGAGGGCGGAGTTAAGTCAAATATCAGCGACTACCAGTTCTCACAGATCATCACTGAGGGCACGGCGCTCAACGCTGCGTGGAAGCAGCGTCTTGATGAAGCCGTTCCCTATCTCCAGCAGCTCAAAGATGCTGGCGTTCCCATCTTGTTCCGCCCCCTCCACGAAATGAACGAAAGCTGGAACTGGTGGGGTGCACGGCCGGGCAGCGACGGCACCGCACGCCTCTACCAAATCACCCGCGACTATCTAGAGGACACCAAGGGTCTCGATAATCTGCTGTGGGTCTGGAACGTTCAAGATAATCCTGCCGGTGGCTGGGCCAACTACTACCCGGGCGATGACTACGTGGATGTTGTCACCCTGGATGCCTGGTACAAAGGTTTGCCGAGCACCAGCGACTACCAGCAAATCAAATCCATCGCCGGCTCGAAGCCCATCGCGCTGGGCGAACTAGGCAAGATGCCAACCGAGTCCATGCTCAACAGCCAACCTGACTGGACCTACTTCATGCTCTGGTCCGAACAGCTGCTCGGCTCCAATACCGATGCCGAAATTAGGGCCACCTATTCGAACCTGCGCGTGCTCACTCAGGGAGAGTTCTCGCTCGGCACCGGCACCGGCACCGGCACAGATCCCGACCCCGGCACCGGCGGAACGCCGCTTCCGGCCGAATCGCGAGGAGCGATCGTTGGACTCGCCGGAAAGTGTGTGGATGTTGCCGCATCAGGCACAGCCAACGGAACCGCCGTGCAGCTCTACACCTGCGCAACCGGGGTCGCTCAAACGTGGATCGTCGGCACTGATGGAACTATTAGCAACCCCAACTCCGGCAAATGTTTAGACGTCTCGGCGAGCGGCACCGCAAACGGAACCGTCGTGCAACTGTGGGACTGCAACGGAACGGGCGCGCAACAGTGGTCGTACAACTCCAGCACGCGAGAACTCCGCAACCCCAATTCCGACAAGTGTCTCGACGTTACGGGCAACAACTCTGCCAACAGCACTCGACTACAAATTTGGCAGTGCGCAGCAACGGCAAACCAGCAGTGGACGCTGCCTAGCTAG
- a CDS encoding cell wall metabolism sensor histidine kinase WalK: MRRLPLRWMLLLPILATIIVGFLAFAFAVDISERSHRLAELDAELTRAELIVARPPATTPDGVDAPAAPDGTEAPPIPPVDEAPATNNDADPADALESTDAALPVQFAVSADGVMHDSDGGENPFSDAATSSFAGTQARTIINVESYRVLLAPDSDGLVHVTALSLDSYNAAIASLRSTLVLGGIIIALLEAAVAWFLARQLTRPLATVTEGVTRIANGALDTPITAAGGSREISELSADLDRMVNRLREALAEREQSTTDATRARNDMRRLLADVAHEFRTPLTALKGYSDLYAQQMLTAPGALDRAMSRVGDESIRLNTLVSSMIQLARDGKPVEAVRVEVDLAEVALNVVDDVRVAFPEREIAAELAAATALGVAGSARLVGNPAQLHQALLNLVANACRHTPANTPIEVVASATDTEAIISVVDHGPGVAEEERDKIFQPFYRSDPSRVRHSHDGAGLGLAVTLEIAVQHGGAVSLKETPGGGATFELWLPLVSGVSASTPTS, translated from the coding sequence ATGAGGCGACTTCCACTGCGGTGGATGTTGCTGCTTCCGATTCTTGCAACGATCATCGTGGGCTTTCTCGCGTTCGCGTTCGCTGTCGATATCAGCGAGCGCTCCCACCGCTTAGCGGAGCTGGATGCGGAACTCACCCGCGCCGAACTGATCGTGGCACGCCCTCCAGCAACAACGCCCGATGGTGTGGATGCCCCGGCAGCGCCCGATGGCACAGAGGCCCCGCCGATACCTCCGGTCGATGAAGCACCCGCCACCAATAACGACGCCGACCCAGCGGATGCTCTGGAGTCGACCGACGCCGCTCTCCCGGTGCAGTTCGCTGTCAGCGCCGACGGTGTGATGCACGACAGTGATGGTGGCGAGAACCCGTTTTCGGATGCTGCTACCAGTTCTTTTGCGGGCACCCAGGCGCGAACAATCATCAACGTCGAGAGCTACCGTGTGCTGCTCGCCCCCGATTCTGACGGTCTCGTGCATGTGACTGCTCTGTCACTCGATTCGTACAACGCAGCGATTGCCAGCCTGCGCAGCACTCTCGTGCTCGGCGGGATCATCATTGCTCTGCTCGAAGCGGCAGTCGCATGGTTCTTAGCCCGTCAACTCACCCGTCCGCTGGCTACCGTGACCGAAGGCGTCACTCGCATCGCGAATGGGGCACTCGACACTCCCATCACCGCCGCCGGCGGCTCGCGCGAGATCTCCGAGCTCTCCGCCGACCTCGATCGCATGGTGAATCGGTTGCGTGAAGCTCTGGCCGAGCGCGAACAGTCGACCACCGATGCCACCCGGGCCCGCAACGATATGCGGCGTCTGTTGGCGGATGTCGCCCACGAATTCCGCACCCCGCTCACGGCGCTCAAGGGCTACAGCGACCTGTACGCCCAGCAGATGTTGACGGCGCCGGGCGCGCTCGACCGGGCAATGTCCCGCGTGGGGGATGAGAGCATCCGGCTGAACACGCTCGTGAGTTCGATGATTCAGCTCGCCCGAGATGGCAAACCTGTTGAGGCTGTGCGCGTCGAGGTTGACCTCGCCGAGGTAGCCCTCAATGTTGTCGACGATGTGCGCGTCGCTTTTCCCGAACGTGAGATTGCCGCGGAGCTGGCCGCAGCCACTGCGTTGGGGGTTGCGGGTTCAGCTCGCCTCGTGGGCAACCCAGCCCAGTTGCATCAGGCGTTGCTGAACCTTGTCGCGAATGCGTGCCGGCATACACCCGCGAACACTCCTATCGAAGTCGTCGCGAGCGCTACCGACACCGAGGCCATCATCAGTGTCGTGGATCATGGACCCGGTGTTGCCGAAGAGGAGCGAGACAAAATCTTCCAGCCCTTCTATCGCTCCGATCCTTCGCGGGTGCGACACAGTCATGACGGTGCCGGTCTCGGTCTGGCCGTCACGCTGGAAATCGCAGTCCAGCATGGCGGCGCTGTCTCGCTGAAGGAGACTCCCGGCGGCGGTGCCACGTTCGAGCTGTGGTTACCACTGGTTTCGGGAGTCTCCGCCTCAACGCCAACTAGCTAG
- a CDS encoding response regulator transcription factor, with protein MELTPNLPSHRILVAEDSAAISDVIVTAMEFQNYSVAHVADGHDALTAALAKPADLIVLDVMLPGIDGLEVCRRLRATGSTTPILFLTALAEPEDRIRGFATGGDDYLTKPFTVDELVFRVAAILRRTKPSTATTMLQVGSLTLDLAGHQARRAGNPVDLSATEFRLLHYLMCNRGVVLSKAQILVEVWNEDFTGSENVVELYIGYLRRKLDDGHSPLIHTRRGVGYVLREES; from the coding sequence GTGGAGCTCACCCCGAATTTGCCCTCTCATCGCATTCTCGTAGCCGAGGACAGCGCGGCAATCAGCGATGTCATTGTCACGGCTATGGAGTTTCAGAACTACTCGGTAGCTCATGTTGCCGACGGGCATGATGCTCTCACAGCAGCTCTCGCTAAGCCAGCCGACCTCATCGTCCTCGATGTCATGCTGCCCGGCATTGACGGCCTCGAAGTCTGTCGGCGTTTACGAGCCACGGGCTCGACAACACCCATTTTGTTCCTCACCGCGCTTGCAGAACCAGAGGATCGCATCCGAGGCTTCGCTACGGGCGGCGACGATTACCTCACGAAGCCGTTCACCGTGGATGAGCTGGTGTTTCGGGTTGCCGCCATTTTGCGTCGCACCAAACCGAGCACGGCTACAACCATGCTGCAGGTTGGCTCGCTTACCCTTGATCTCGCCGGCCACCAAGCCCGTCGCGCCGGCAACCCCGTCGACCTCTCGGCCACCGAGTTTCGCCTCCTCCACTACCTAATGTGCAATCGCGGCGTCGTTCTGTCGAAGGCGCAGATTCTTGTCGAGGTCTGGAACGAAGACTTCACGGGCAGTGAGAACGTGGTCGAGCTCTACATCGGCTACCTGCGACGCAAGCTCGATGACGGCCATTCGCCTCTCATCCACACGCGACGCGGCGTCGGATATGTTCTCCGCGAGGAATCATGA
- a CDS encoding YHYH protein: protein MNTTVRRDIRLKRPPLFAGVLVLSALALAACASADTTTSTDDATTAVTAGLDLDLFVDGAIVDEATTVDCTLTGGTETTCYEITISGDPTDHDIGPFCPDTTSTSADDAGIWFDGDEVYDLDGEFIANLAETYGDDGWHMYDEDGNVYVTDTIEAFEAAARPDVDPAYQNYCIEGSFDFLENGEAIQTTVLIPTTPVLADESYTTQGNLGVTLDGVIIAASAPVDAILGAYTIAAFDDCGAHFNPFEGYHMHGATGCSEVGDAADGETAIFGYAMDGFAVHSAYTDDELADVELDECNGHTTDELGYHYHANSAADNMVIECFMGQTVAGDEEGAGGPPAGGAPDGGAPPEDAPDGANG, encoded by the coding sequence ATGAACACAACTGTACGGCGCGACATCCGCCTCAAACGTCCCCCGCTGTTCGCGGGCGTGCTCGTCTTGTCAGCCCTCGCGCTGGCTGCGTGCGCTTCAGCTGACACCACCACCTCGACTGACGACGCGACCACTGCCGTTACGGCGGGCCTCGATCTTGACCTATTCGTCGATGGTGCGATCGTCGACGAAGCCACCACCGTGGACTGCACCCTCACCGGTGGCACCGAAACCACCTGCTACGAGATCACAATCTCGGGCGACCCCACCGACCACGACATTGGGCCCTTCTGCCCCGACACGACATCGACATCAGCGGATGACGCGGGCATTTGGTTCGACGGCGACGAGGTATACGACCTCGACGGTGAGTTCATCGCCAACCTCGCCGAAACCTACGGGGATGACGGCTGGCACATGTATGACGAAGACGGCAACGTCTACGTCACCGACACGATCGAAGCCTTCGAGGCTGCCGCTCGCCCCGACGTCGACCCGGCCTACCAGAATTACTGCATCGAGGGCAGCTTCGACTTCCTCGAAAACGGTGAGGCTATTCAAACAACAGTCTTGATTCCGACCACGCCAGTACTCGCTGACGAGTCGTACACAACTCAGGGCAACCTGGGTGTCACTCTCGACGGCGTCATCATTGCGGCATCCGCTCCGGTCGACGCCATTCTTGGTGCGTACACGATCGCAGCTTTCGATGACTGTGGTGCACACTTCAACCCCTTCGAGGGCTACCACATGCACGGTGCGACTGGCTGCTCCGAGGTTGGTGACGCCGCAGACGGTGAAACCGCCATCTTCGGTTACGCGATGGACGGCTTTGCCGTGCACAGCGCCTACACCGACGACGAACTCGCCGATGTCGAACTCGACGAGTGCAACGGACACACCACCGACGAACTCGGTTACCACTACCACGCCAATTCTGCGGCAGACAATATGGTAATCGAGTGCTTCATGGGCCAGACCGTTGCCGGTGACGAAGAAGGCGCTGGCGGTCCGCCCGCCGGGGGCGCTCCAGACGGTGGTGCTCCGCCCGAGGATGCTCCTGACGGCGCCAACGGATAA
- a CDS encoding YHYH protein, with translation MKTSIPRVVVPLACLALLLSACAAVDDTTESSTDSTSSTAATEMAGLFADEALTSDAITVDCTLSNGSESTCYQFEVASLSSAVDTEGPFCPETTTDEGGIWVWDGDEPGLYALDEDFWALMESQGFEFADADGDITIVDPAGGTPSSSTTENSCLQATPDDSYHLQVLIPTTPELLDEVTDLSVISQIGLAFDGVTIFGDAPSVLDTGGLPALDACGGHIDPSGYYHWHFGAESIQSILDAAGANVTCAIEQDNEAPVALAYDGYVIYGSEEDGAVPTDLDECGGHVSDTEEFGEVYHYHLSTDASNLPLCRVGATAEVTLSSPDGDNVALPNGTAGGGGGAPGDGGPPDGEAPDQGN, from the coding sequence ATGAAAACATCCATCCCCCGAGTGGTGGTGCCGTTGGCCTGTCTCGCGCTACTGCTGAGCGCGTGCGCGGCAGTCGACGACACGACCGAGAGCAGCACTGACTCAACGTCGTCAACGGCAGCCACAGAGATGGCCGGCCTGTTCGCCGACGAAGCGTTGACGTCAGACGCGATCACCGTTGACTGCACGCTCTCCAACGGCAGCGAGTCAACGTGCTACCAATTCGAGGTCGCGAGTCTCTCATCAGCGGTCGATACTGAGGGTCCGTTCTGCCCCGAAACCACCACAGATGAGGGTGGAATTTGGGTCTGGGATGGGGACGAACCTGGTCTCTACGCGCTCGATGAAGACTTCTGGGCCCTCATGGAGTCGCAAGGCTTCGAGTTCGCTGACGCGGATGGCGACATCACGATCGTGGACCCTGCTGGCGGAACTCCGTCGTCATCGACGACAGAGAATTCCTGCCTGCAGGCCACGCCGGATGATAGCTATCACCTGCAAGTGCTGATCCCCACGACGCCCGAGCTTCTTGACGAAGTAACGGACCTCTCGGTGATCTCGCAGATCGGTCTCGCCTTTGACGGTGTAACTATCTTCGGCGACGCTCCCTCGGTGCTCGACACTGGCGGACTCCCGGCGCTTGATGCCTGTGGTGGACACATCGACCCCTCGGGTTACTACCACTGGCATTTTGGTGCCGAGTCGATTCAGTCGATCTTGGATGCCGCGGGTGCGAACGTAACCTGTGCGATCGAGCAAGATAACGAAGCTCCCGTCGCGCTCGCCTACGACGGCTACGTGATCTACGGCTCAGAAGAGGATGGCGCAGTACCTACCGACCTCGATGAGTGCGGCGGCCACGTTTCTGACACCGAAGAGTTCGGTGAGGTGTACCACTACCACCTCAGCACCGACGCATCCAACCTGCCGCTGTGCCGAGTGGGGGCAACGGCAGAGGTAACACTCTCTAGTCCCGACGGCGACAACGTCGCGTTGCCGAACGGCACCGCTGGTGGCGGAGGCGGCGCACCCGGTGACGGTGGCCCGCCCGACGGCGAAGCTCCTGACCAAGGAAACTAG
- a CDS encoding HupE/UreJ family protein gives MHHSTTARSARRGGFSPLARLTVLAGLIVATLAFVMPTAAYAHDGTSEALILTVDQGRVVGTGLVEFAELGLEDTSGDGLIDATELSEQEATVAGTLVGTVRDNITLTINGEALEIIGAGLSFQGATADAELEASEYVGVAFATAEFEGELDELAVTWTFPSPSNAILLSDADGAVLGHLSDDGAVTFTLGAWATASSFLLQGFEHIQFGPDHLLFLIVLALGVVGVKKGRAVWWPAIKLVTAFTVGHAISLCLAYFSIVSIPAGIVEPLIALSIVAAAVLALRRKAGEYRWWIAGVVGLVHGLGFASSLSELGLVTSDHVIALICFNLGIDIAQTIVVLLVLAVAAVLTRLVPKRFEIIRVSASIAIGLIGLYWTVTRVWPF, from the coding sequence GTGCACCACAGCACCACAGCACGATCCGCACGGCGCGGTGGGTTCTCGCCTCTGGCGAGGCTCACCGTGCTGGCCGGGCTTATCGTTGCAACGCTAGCCTTCGTCATGCCGACTGCGGCATACGCTCACGACGGTACGAGTGAAGCCCTCATTCTTACCGTCGATCAGGGGCGAGTTGTCGGGACCGGACTCGTCGAATTCGCCGAACTGGGACTCGAAGACACCAGCGGCGACGGCCTGATCGATGCCACCGAACTGAGTGAGCAAGAAGCGACCGTTGCAGGAACGCTCGTCGGTACCGTTCGCGACAACATCACTCTGACGATCAACGGCGAAGCGCTCGAGATTATCGGAGCGGGGCTCTCGTTCCAAGGAGCAACCGCTGATGCCGAGCTCGAAGCATCCGAATATGTGGGCGTAGCTTTCGCCACGGCAGAGTTCGAGGGCGAGCTGGATGAACTGGCCGTGACGTGGACGTTCCCGTCACCCAGCAACGCCATCCTGCTCTCCGATGCCGACGGCGCCGTTCTCGGACACCTCAGCGACGACGGCGCAGTGACCTTCACCCTCGGCGCCTGGGCGACCGCCAGCTCCTTTCTGCTGCAGGGCTTCGAGCACATTCAGTTCGGCCCTGACCACCTCCTCTTTCTTATCGTGCTCGCGCTGGGCGTAGTCGGCGTCAAGAAGGGTCGCGCCGTGTGGTGGCCCGCCATCAAACTCGTGACCGCGTTCACCGTCGGGCACGCGATCAGCCTCTGCCTTGCCTACTTCAGCATTGTGTCGATTCCTGCGGGCATCGTTGAACCGCTCATCGCCCTCTCCATCGTTGCCGCCGCGGTTCTCGCACTCCGACGAAAAGCCGGCGAATACCGCTGGTGGATCGCAGGCGTCGTCGGTTTGGTGCACGGTCTCGGCTTTGCATCCAGCCTCTCCGAACTCGGGCTCGTCACCTCTGACCACGTCATTGCGCTCATCTGCTTCAACCTCGGAATCGACATTGCACAGACCATCGTCGTGCTGCTCGTGCTCGCCGTTGCGGCAGTGCTGACTCGACTGGTGCCCAAACGCTTCGAAATCATTCGGGTCAGCGCGAGCATTGCGATCGGGCTCATCGGACTCTATTGGACCGTCACGCGGGTGTGGCCGTTCTAA
- a CDS encoding FAD:protein FMN transferase, translated as MRHTFQTMGTVASIELPQDWASEVAALERIFSLIDERFSLYRPESELSKLATGQLVLPSASAELLASYARALTWRNETAGLFSPHRPDGTIDLNGIVKAEAIEQAGEYLTSVGCPQWSINVGGDILVSPTGAATAVTSSAGQLAPALLRAGIADPAAPTQLLCSLELRHPRRAIATSGSAQRGDHIWRGGSSEPAEFVQVSVVANDIVTADVLATTIVAGGQAALDDVTDRWDVDVITVDRAGDLRATPGLVSALASAS; from the coding sequence ATGCGCCACACGTTTCAGACGATGGGCACGGTCGCGTCCATCGAGCTACCGCAGGACTGGGCGTCAGAAGTTGCAGCGCTCGAACGCATCTTTTCCCTGATCGACGAGCGTTTCAGCCTGTACCGCCCCGAGTCAGAACTCAGCAAGCTCGCGACCGGTCAACTGGTCTTGCCCAGCGCCAGCGCTGAGCTTCTCGCCAGTTACGCTCGAGCGCTCACCTGGCGCAACGAGACGGCGGGGCTGTTTAGTCCACACCGTCCCGACGGCACAATTGACCTCAACGGGATCGTCAAGGCCGAAGCGATTGAGCAGGCTGGCGAATACCTCACGTCGGTCGGATGCCCGCAATGGAGCATCAACGTGGGTGGCGACATCCTCGTCTCTCCCACCGGCGCAGCCACCGCGGTCACCTCTTCGGCCGGGCAACTCGCGCCCGCGCTTCTGCGTGCCGGGATCGCCGACCCTGCCGCCCCAACGCAGCTCTTGTGTTCGCTGGAGTTGCGGCATCCGCGGCGCGCGATCGCGACCTCGGGCAGCGCTCAACGCGGCGATCACATTTGGCGCGGCGGTAGTTCTGAGCCTGCCGAGTTCGTGCAGGTCAGTGTCGTCGCGAATGACATTGTGACCGCCGATGTTCTGGCGACAACGATCGTGGCGGGTGGCCAGGCTGCTCTCGACGATGTTACTGATCGTTGGGATGTCGACGTCATCACGGTAGATCGTGCGGGAGACTTGCGGGCGACACCAGGGCTCGTGAGTGCCTTAGCTTCAGCCTCTTAG